The region ATTATTGTTGCAGCCTATGTAATAACAGGAGGGTTGCTGGCAGTTATGTACACAGACGCCATGCAGGGAACCCTGATGCTTGGGGGCATGACTGTACTGCTCATACTAACCTATGTTAACCTCGGTGGAATTACACAAGCCCATCAGGCCCTCACCGACATGGCATCAATGATACCGGCAGGTTTAGCCGCTGGTGGACATACTGGCTGGACATCAATGCCTGCATTTGGCACACCGATATGGTGGACAATGGTATCTACAATTATACTTGGCGTGGGAATCGGTGTACTGGCACAACCCCAGCTGGCCGTGCGATTCATGACAGTAGATAGTAAAAAATCTCTCAATAGGGCAGTATTTGCCGGTGGACCTTTTATTCTCATGATGGCCGGGGTTGCCTATATAGTAGGTGCCCTTTCCAATGTGTATTTCCTCGATACGCAGGGCCAGATTGCATTGGATGTGGCAGGAGGTAATATGGACCGCATCATACCGGAGTACATAAACAGTGCTACACCGGACCTTTTCGTTGCAATTTTCATGGTAACCCTGCTAGCAGCTGCTATGTCAACTCTCAGTTCCCAATATCATACCATGGGAACTGCTATCGGCCATGACTTTTATAAAGAATTCCTCAAGGGTGGTAGATCCGGAAAGACCATATCCGTAACCAGACTGGGAATCGCTGTTACAATCATACTGAGTGTTATCCTTGCCTACATGCTACCAATCAGCATAATTGCCCGTGGCACAGCTATTTTCTTCGGCCTGTGCGCGGCTGCCTTCCTGCCCGCCTATGCAGGAGCGCTGTTCTGGCCTCGTATGACCAGGGAAGGAGCGATTGCAAGTCTTCTTGCGGGAACATTCAGCAGCCTTTTCTGGCTGACCTTTGTACATGCAAAAGAAGCCGCTCCCCTGGGGATATCAAAGGCTATTTTTGGAACAGAAACCCTACTTACCGGTACATGGACAGTTGTGGACCCGATACTTGTTGCAACTCCCATTGCTGCCATAACCGCCGTTTTAGTAAGCTTGGCTACCAGGCCAATGCCAGAGGAACATCTCGACAAATGTTACAGGGGATGTATCAAAAGATAAGGCCAAAAGGCGCAATCTTAAAATCCTTTCCCTTTTCTTTTTTATACAGGTGATTTAACCTGCCAACCCTAACAATAATAGCCTGCAGGATGTTCGAAGATGAGATAACATGTCTCATAGAAGAGGACAATTCGGTAGACAATGTGATCATAGTCGAAAATGATGAATCATATGGCATCAGGGATAAACTCAGCAAAGCAGGAGTGGACGTTGAAACAAAAACCATGGTGAGTTTGCTGAATAATCCATTGCCCGATAAACAATTCAATATAGTTATCCAGATACTTGAATTTGCCCTGCATGCAACCCCAAAGAAACTCAAGGATGAGGTATACACAAATACCAGGAGATTGACACCCATATCTGATGGTATATTACTTTTTTACGGTTTGTGTGGCAATGTACTGTCAGATATAGAGGAAGATTTTGCCGACCATCCATGTCCGGTAGGAATACTAAAAGAAAATAACGGGGAAACAATCGATGACTGTATCGGTGCCGTGCTTGGCGGCAGACAGGAATATCTCGACACCCTCAAGAGTTTCAAAGGAGAAGGGGCTTTTTTCCTGACCCCTATGTGGGCAGCCAACTGGAGGGATATGCTGGTTTCTTCAGGATTTAGCAAAGATAAAAACGACATTGAAAAATCGAGATATGTCTTTAATGAAGTCGGTTACAAGCATGTAGCAAAGGTTGACACTGGATTTAATTATGAAAAGGATTTCCATCAAAAGGTC is a window of Methanohalophilus mahii DSM 5219 DNA encoding:
- a CDS encoding sodium:solute symporter family protein; translated protein: MPVSPVVLGVIVLVYLMIVFYCGWIAYKRTREVDDYMLAGRKVHPYILALSYGATFISTSAIVGFGGVSATLGMGTLWLVFMNIVVGIFVAFVLFGSRTRRIGVNLGAVTFPELLGKRFNSKFIQGFSGTLIGVFMPLYAGIVLIGGARFMETSLGINYDVAVFILTIIVAAYVITGGLLAVMYTDAMQGTLMLGGMTVLLILTYVNLGGITQAHQALTDMASMIPAGLAAGGHTGWTSMPAFGTPIWWTMVSTIILGVGIGVLAQPQLAVRFMTVDSKKSLNRAVFAGGPFILMMAGVAYIVGALSNVYFLDTQGQIALDVAGGNMDRIIPEYINSATPDLFVAIFMVTLLAAAMSTLSSQYHTMGTAIGHDFYKEFLKGGRSGKTISVTRLGIAVTIILSVILAYMLPISIIARGTAIFFGLCAAAFLPAYAGALFWPRMTREGAIASLLAGTFSSLFWLTFVHAKEAAPLGISKAIFGTETLLTGTWTVVDPILVATPIAAITAVLVSLATRPMPEEHLDKCYRGCIKR
- a CDS encoding DUF1638 domain-containing protein; the encoded protein is MFEDEITCLIEEDNSVDNVIIVENDESYGIRDKLSKAGVDVETKTMVSLLNNPLPDKQFNIVIQILEFALHATPKKLKDEVYTNTRRLTPISDGILLFYGLCGNVLSDIEEDFADHPCPVGILKENNGETIDDCIGAVLGGRQEYLDTLKSFKGEGAFFLTPMWAANWRDMLVSSGFSKDKNDIEKSRYVFNEVGYKHVAKVDTGFNYEKDFHQKVDEFADLFDFDILHVPPNLNTLRQCYSNFKKELY